The genomic segment AAGCATCCTTTCACCTCTCTGTATATGGTTTTAAAAACCATATACAGAAAAGGTCGCTGTGGGTGGTCAATTTTCCGTAATCACTAGCTCTTTAACTGATCAATTTTAGAGTATCACAACCAACCGTTAGCACTTTTTTGAGCTCGGCGGCTTCGGCGCCGGCGAACATGCGGCCTTCGGGCACCTTGAGAAAGGAAAAATCGAGCGGCTTATTCGCGGCGATCACCTTGAAGGCTTTGCGGTCGGCCGTTTTCCGGGCAGCGGATAGAGCAGCAGTTTCAGCTGGGGCAGGTCGGCCGGGGGAAAACGGAAATCGCCGCCGGCCAGGGCCCGGTCGGGTAAATAGCGGTTGGGGTAATTGAGGGTCACGGTGTTGTCGGCGGCGATGTTGAGAATATACAGATAGGCTCCGGCTTCGGCGCCGATCTGAAGCGTGACCTCGGCCCCGGCCGGATAGCAGGGCGGATTACGG from the Pseudomonadota bacterium genome contains:
- a CDS encoding DUF4384 domain-containing protein, whose protein sequence is MEPGWQKRAATGRGNIYHRDVEVVGPGADGSSGPRLTARLDRNPPCYPAGAEVTLQIGAEAGAYLYILNIAADNTVTLNYPNRYLPDRALAGGDFRFPPADLPQLKLLLYPLPGKRPTAKPSR